One genomic window of Acetomicrobium thermoterrenum DSM 13490 includes the following:
- a CDS encoding cell division protein ZapA, translating to MDEDKRTLELNLGGRHYNIKTSLDDETTKRVVEILQEAFSQTSNRLGQEERFLLTSLHLAYNMVFLERRLQDALKDTEG from the coding sequence ATGGATGAAGATAAAAGGACCCTTGAATTAAACCTGGGGGGAAGGCATTATAACATAAAGACCAGCCTGGATGACGAGACGACCAAGAGGGTTGTTGAAATACTTCAGGAGGCCTTTTCACAGACTTCTAATCGCTTAGGCCAAGAAGAGCGGTTTTTGTTGACATCGTTGCATTTGGCCTATAATATGGTCTTTCTCGAAAGGCGACTGCAGGATGCTTTGAAGGATACGGAAGGATAA
- the pheT gene encoding phenylalanine--tRNA ligase subunit beta yields the protein MLVSWNWLTELVDLQINVNDLAEKLTMAGAEVENLSYTAQKLDGVIIAKVLEMAPHRERKNLQVVTLVWGDERAICVTGAQNVKEGDIVPYAPPGATIADGSVLGIEEFDGVKSFGMMLSADEIGLPLLSQEEGILILPQDAPLGGDAASWLGIKDVVLDVSVTPNRGDLLSMVGMAREAHALSTGSRLKELNFSSTTEPFDWPVSFEGVTLEDSGCPLYCLGFAEELEIAPSPIKCRVRLALCGVRPISNVVDVTNYVMLLLGQPLHAFDLDKLPAPEITVRSSRNGEKITTLDGREHMLSSDDLLITSGGLPIGLAGVMGGANSEIDENTRRILIESAHFLPARISTTARRLGINSEAAYRYARGVDKAKAPLALSCALDLMKKWKCGKVYTSVIREGDAAPVEKFVPLTAKKLKTYTGAGDLSEASSILMPLGFEVKSSSEEKAIYKVPGYRMDVEIEEDLIEEVARIKGYDELPARLPGRIHDSATIGLESRTERKIRETLMARGYIEILNYSFISPKFIADLSIPASDSRANPFALANPLSMDQSLLRTFLLPGMVNVICDNLRKGWRFPVRIFEIGNVFLREGANLIEEKHIAGAIFLGKDYRSPYKDAVRDDFFTMKGDILALADAFRLKFDVLPGSEPFGHAGQTADVISDGRKIGFMAKIKPSIERRLELPASLYVFEVTFEPFLMAKPPRFGEVHRFPSVYRDISLIVPEDVTVKEIGELIGDLSSDLVISIRLFDIYKGKNIPEGHRSLSFTLEYRHPDKTLSDEEVDELHTKLRSQIESKGLKLR from the coding sequence GTGCTTGTATCTTGGAATTGGTTGACAGAACTCGTTGATCTTCAGATAAATGTCAATGATTTAGCCGAAAAATTGACAATGGCTGGTGCAGAAGTAGAGAACTTGTCCTATACAGCACAAAAGCTCGACGGCGTCATTATTGCCAAGGTGTTGGAAATGGCCCCCCATCGTGAGAGAAAAAACTTACAGGTGGTCACGTTGGTTTGGGGAGATGAAAGGGCAATCTGCGTTACGGGAGCCCAAAACGTAAAAGAAGGGGACATCGTGCCCTACGCTCCTCCGGGCGCCACTATAGCCGACGGTTCTGTTCTCGGAATAGAGGAATTTGATGGAGTGAAAAGTTTCGGCATGATGCTTTCTGCCGATGAAATCGGACTTCCTTTGTTGTCGCAAGAAGAGGGTATTTTAATCCTTCCCCAAGATGCGCCCTTAGGCGGAGATGCTGCTTCCTGGCTCGGGATAAAGGACGTGGTTTTAGATGTGTCCGTAACGCCGAACAGAGGCGACTTACTGAGCATGGTTGGTATGGCTAGGGAAGCTCATGCTTTGTCTACCGGGTCCCGCTTAAAAGAATTAAATTTTTCTTCCACTACAGAGCCTTTTGATTGGCCGGTAAGTTTCGAGGGGGTTACTTTAGAAGATTCGGGATGTCCCTTATATTGTTTGGGCTTTGCCGAAGAGCTTGAGATAGCACCTTCTCCTATTAAGTGCCGCGTTAGGCTGGCATTATGCGGGGTTCGTCCAATCAGTAACGTGGTCGACGTAACCAATTACGTGATGTTGTTGTTGGGGCAACCGTTGCACGCCTTTGATTTGGACAAACTTCCGGCGCCGGAGATAACCGTGAGGTCATCACGCAATGGCGAAAAGATCACCACATTAGACGGTAGGGAGCACATGTTGTCTTCGGACGATCTTTTGATAACAAGCGGAGGGCTGCCCATCGGATTGGCGGGAGTGATGGGAGGCGCCAACAGCGAAATAGACGAAAATACGAGGCGAATACTGATAGAATCGGCACATTTCCTGCCGGCTCGAATAAGCACAACGGCGAGACGCCTTGGCATAAACAGCGAAGCAGCTTATCGTTATGCAAGAGGAGTGGATAAAGCTAAAGCGCCGTTGGCCTTGTCCTGTGCATTGGATCTGATGAAGAAGTGGAAGTGCGGCAAAGTTTATACATCCGTTATCCGGGAGGGAGATGCCGCTCCTGTAGAGAAATTCGTGCCTCTAACGGCAAAAAAATTAAAAACATATACAGGCGCCGGGGACTTGTCGGAGGCTTCCAGTATACTTATGCCCCTTGGGTTTGAGGTTAAGTCTTCTTCAGAGGAAAAAGCCATCTACAAAGTTCCTGGCTATAGAATGGACGTGGAAATAGAGGAAGACCTGATAGAAGAAGTGGCCAGGATTAAGGGTTACGATGAGCTGCCGGCTCGCCTTCCGGGCAGGATTCACGATTCGGCGACCATAGGACTTGAATCCCGAACCGAGAGAAAGATCAGAGAAACATTAATGGCAAGGGGTTATATTGAAATACTGAACTATAGCTTTATCTCGCCTAAATTCATTGCGGATTTGTCTATACCCGCTTCAGACAGTCGGGCCAATCCCTTTGCCTTGGCGAATCCTTTGAGTATGGATCAATCCCTTTTAAGGACCTTCCTGCTGCCCGGAATGGTAAATGTAATATGCGATAATTTGAGAAAGGGTTGGCGCTTCCCCGTTAGGATTTTTGAGATTGGAAATGTCTTTCTCAGAGAGGGTGCGAATCTGATAGAAGAAAAGCACATAGCGGGTGCAATATTCTTGGGCAAGGACTACAGGTCCCCCTATAAAGATGCAGTTAGGGATGATTTTTTCACTATGAAAGGTGATATACTCGCCTTAGCAGATGCTTTTAGGCTTAAATTTGACGTTCTTCCCGGTAGCGAGCCCTTTGGACATGCCGGTCAGACGGCTGATGTTATATCCGACGGACGTAAGATAGGTTTTATGGCTAAGATCAAACCATCTATTGAACGCCGCCTTGAATTACCCGCATCGCTTTATGTTTTCGAGGTTACCTTCGAACCCTTTTTGATGGCTAAACCTCCCAGGTTTGGAGAAGTCCACAGATTTCCTTCCGTCTATAGGGACATATCTTTGATAGTTCCTGAAGACGTTACGGTCAAAGAAATCGGTGAGCTCATTGGCGATCTTTCTTCGGATTTGGTGATCTCGATCCGATTGTTTGATATATATAAGGGCAAAAACATTCCCGAAGGACATCGCAGTCTTTCTTTTACTCTGGAATATCGCCACCCCGACAAAACGTTGAGCGATGAGGAGGTTGACGAACTTCACACCAAACTTAGGTCCCAAATTGAGTCCAAGGGACTAAAACTGAGATAA